In the Ricinus communis isolate WT05 ecotype wild-type chromosome 3, ASM1957865v1, whole genome shotgun sequence genome, AAACCAAAAAGCCAAACCCAATACACCAAATGATAGAGGACCAATAAAAGCGATTCTcctacttattttttatttatttatttattttattttattttgttaggtGAGTGCGCtgtgtattatattataaataaataaatataaccattattattattatattgctCTTTTTTCCTAAAAACAAATTGTAAACAATATCTAAGTAAGAGGTTCTATCTGCTGTATCTGACTTAATTTTCCGCTGTGATTTCACAGCCAATCAGACAACGCCGCACTCATTTGCCAGCTGTCTCTTAATCAACGTGGGAACTGTTGATTGGCACCTGAAAAGGACAAAAGAGGATGTGGCTGTGGTGGGCTGCGCATGGCCCAGTGACAGGCCATCTTTTGTCATTGGCCATCCtctcaataattaatttattttcatccCCTTCAGTAttggttttattatttagtattaaaataattgtataaaattgtattttcttattaaagtaattaattctTTACTAGATAAGAAATTAGATAAAGAGCTAAATGtcttcaaataaatttaatattctaattattttaataaataggcttaaaatttctatttaaaaaccaactagatttaaatttaaaaaaagtgtatctattatagttttttatttaaactaattaaataaaataaattcatataaatattaatttttaatattaaaagttaaacttttaatttttatatattaaattttttctattttattattattgtcgaTTTTACCAATCCATTATCAACATcattgttattaattttatcagttttagtttaatttaaatttatttaatttttaaatagaaattatagttctacttattaaaataattaaaattagatttatttaatccgaaaatacaaatttaaaaaagtacTTGATCATTTATTCATGAGAATTTCTATTAAGATATGATGTGATATTGTACTatcatgatttttcttttagtttacaaaaatattaaataacatTCATTTGTGAGGCCATattataatgaattttttttttcaaaaccaAGCAATAGAATATTAAGAGAactaaaaaaactataaaataaaaacaaaacaaaatccctaatccaaataatataaattggtAATGGAATGTAAGAAATGAATAAACGGAAGCAGGAACCACTTAACATCATCCTAGTCACAACCTCACAAACCACCACTTTTATCTAACAACTACCCTAATGGGATCtctactatttataattattatctttagtttttttttttcttttaaaataaataaataaatattagtggCAGCAAAGCAAAGAGACCCAATTTTGTTCCACTAATTGAGAGAGCTGTCTGGAAAATGGCAATTCCTGGTACTTGTTTAAGTTGTGTGTCCCCTTCTCTTAATAAAGCTCCTGAACGTAATTGTTGCTAGTTTTTGCACAAGTTCTTTCTGTTGGGCactttttgtatttgttactAAATGACAAATACAATTGTTGCTTTTTTCTGCCACTGAATAatgtttattacttttttcaattagtttataacataataattaacatgcaaattctgaaaataaaatatttaagacatcctaattttctaattcttttctaAGCGAATTgcataatattaataattcgATTTACTCATCCAAACAGTTAAAAGTAATACAGGAAGGAAGAGTGGCTAAgaaatttccttttctatatGATTTATGTAGTATGCTAATgtgcaaagaaaaagaaagttctCCAGGCCACAGTGGAAATATTTAGTCAAAATTGGACAATCCaccaaacaaagaaaataataaagaaggCAATTAGTTATCAAGTCAAATTAAATTCATGGTACCTGCCAACATAGGACTGACTCACTtgtgttaaataaataaataaatatttggtATGACCATACTAGCCACACATCAAAAGGGCATATAATGGTCACACCTTTTCTGAGGGCACTCCCATTTTGTCCTTTCATTTTCAACAATTGCAAAGAATGGGGTCTAATCTATATTATCTAATGCTAACAAGGAAAAGAATATTATCATTGAGAATAAAATGTACTTATCACAAAGGTCAGATTCCATATGCTTCATACCAATTTTTATGTCATATTCAAAGAAAACTTTGAGTTGATGACAGATCATCGACATTGCAGCAAAAATTATCCTACTACAAAAAGTTTATATCAAAATCTGCTCTGACAtgcaataatttaaatatacatgCCATTGCAGCATAAATAATCCTGCTAcaattcaattattatatGTCATTCTTGtcaaaaccaaaaaaagagTCATCCTGCTACAAAAAGTTTATATCAAAGTCTGCTCTAGCAtaatatgatttaaatatCCATGGCTTACTTTGGGGCGACCGTTCGAGTATGCAGATGCTTGTAATGCTTAAAAGCCAGCTCACTCCTCAGCCATGCACTTGGATAATTCATTTTGTACCAACTTGAAACCAGCATCACATGAAGTTAAAATTGAGGAGACAATCCTTCTCTGCAGATCTTTAAAGTCCAATGCCAGCTTAACATCCCAACTAGTGTTTTCTCTGCAATGATTTCATAAGAACTCTAATTACAAAGGAAATTGTTTGCTTCTTCAAGGAATACTCCGAGCTTACTTGCTAGGAAATTCTAACCTGTCAACAAGATCCGGGTCACCAAGATTCTCCATCATGTTACTGAAAGTTGACTGCAGGTCTTCCAGGATTTCCATTTCAATTTCCAAGTTTGATTGTGTCTAAAAATGCAATTAGGGAATTATGAAATTTACTcgatttaaaaaagaaatgtaaGAGTCTCAAAAGAAACTCTTGAAACGAGTGATGATAAAACTCAGATCGTTAGACTCAAAAGTTACGCCAATAGATGAGGAAATATTTGTAGGAGGGAAGAAAATCAtggatataaaagaaattactatGGTTTTAGTGTATGGCATAGGAACCCGAGCTCTCCGGAATAAATCTAGCAATGGACATGGCAAGCCATAACAGAATATATTATGGTTCTTAGAGAGCCAAGTACCACGAACCATATGAGTAGCCCAGCTGGACATGGGGCAATCCTCAGTGGAATCAGCCTCACCAGCATCAATATCTGCATCAAGACAAGGACTCATACAATATCCAAAGCATTTGCAAACATTGAATGTCTCTAAACTCATCTAATGATGCAATAAAATCCGAATGAGTTACAACCTTGGTATGTCTCAGTACGAGTCAGATTTCCTTTCCACAACCCCCACCTCCCAAGGCAATAGAGTAAGGAATTTACCCAATGGAATTATATCATATCGATTGTCTCCTTGTGGTAAGAAACCATAGAATGTAATTAGATGTGCACCAGAGAAGTTCCCATAGCTAAGACAGCATTGTTCTCCAACACGGCAAGGCCTTGACAGTGGGAACTTCAATGTATTTGTAATAGAATCTACTTTGCCATAGTGAATGATATGTGGATGGAGCTGCAATAAAACAACTGGAACATGAACAAATTATGCACATTGCCAAACAGCTGGAAGTTTTGGTAAATAAGAAGCTGCAATACATTTTGTTTATGACAGATGATatacttagcaatagaacccTAACAAAGCAATCAACAGACACCAAAATGTCTCAACAAGCTACGTTTTCCTTCTTGTGGCAGGCAAAAAAGGGGTGGACGTTTATGAAGTCtgtttaatcaaatataatttcagATATACAGAAATCAGCAACTAGCAAGCAGCAAGAGCTAAGCATATGTGCATTTTCAGGCACACTAATGATAGAGtccaactaaaataaatttaatttcaaaatttatagtaGATACCATTATCATTGGGtgtcaaaattttattaattatctataCAAAAATGAGGGGCCGAGCACACAAAATGATGGAGAAAGAGGAAGAATGCATACCGAATGGTTGAGAAATCCAGCAATAGGAATCAAGCAAGTTCTTAGCTTTCCATCAAGAAACTTAATTTTCATGCTATTGGAGTACCAGAGTTCACAAGCCCATAAGAACTGCTCCCATGTATAGAGCTCTGGTGGAAATACATCAGGGTAATTATTGCATAGTGCAGAAACTAACTCATCGTATTGAACACGCAGGTGCtgtaaaaaattagagaagcaAGTATGCCACATTCAGAAGGTagcttttattcttttcttctttttttttttccaaatttgaGATGTAAATATAGTAGTTGGACACATGAAATTGTACTGGAAAGAAGTCAGCAGTGTGTTCTCAATATTTCAGACTTTTGAAAGAAACCATAGATTCACAGAACACAATGTTGTCCATTTCTATCCACATAATAgcaaaacataaaatattttcgcCTTACCCAATGCACTAAATAAACTATGGTTACTACTTGAGAGTATTATTTGGACGAAGAGACGATCCAAAGTCCAAAACAATCAAAAGATAAATGTTTTCTTCAATTAATTCATGAAAGTTACACCTGGTTTGTGGCATTTTATGCACCAAAAGTATAGCAGTTGACAATCAGAAACCTAAAAATGCACTTGTaatctaatataattaaaatgcttTCCCCACAATTCTAGTTTTACTCAtaagaaaagacaaaaaaaaaaaaagaactgcCAGGATGAATGCTGATATTAGATATTAACAGCAGAAAGTAACCTCTTTTGCTTGCATAATCTCGTCAAACAGCAAGGTTCCATCTGAAGCCATGATTGCATCAACTCCAAAGCTCAGCCCTGTAGATATTTAAAGAGGGGGAGGAATATGAAAACTACTCGACAAGACATATCAAtgctaacatatttaaaaacaaatacATTAGGGTCGAGCAAAGAAGAGGTGAAAGAAGGAAAGTTCAAGGATAGTTTTAAATCCTTTAGAAAATTCACAAAGCGATTGCTTTGGGACTTAAATAATTGCAACCTTCTGATTGCAAGCTCAAGATGCTTCAACAGTAGAATAGAAAGTAGCTGATTCAAAACTggaattttagaaaatcagCTGGTTAGCTTCATTTCAAGATTTTCGAGGAATTAAATTTTAGGGAGTAATTTGTACCACTAGTCACTTTGCTACAATTTCATCATTAAACTTCAATTCCTTTATAGATTTGGTAATTATTGTTTTACTAATGACTTGTGTgatcatttaattttctctcAAGTGTTAGGAATGAAATTCAAAGGATCTTATTGCATTTCCAATCAGAATGATTGCCATTCCAGGAATAGAAAccaaatcataaataaaaagaaatctaCTGATGAGGAACAATTTGATGTTTAAAGACTGATACCAGTatgtatttttctatatcatGTCAAAAAATTGATTGAAAGGAGAACTACCCTCAAAGAATTAAACATTACAGTTTAACACAATATATTTCATCTTTTATCCAAAGAATATCTACCTCTACACATATTTCATTTACCGGGTGTATTAGAATAGAAAGAACACCTgtattaaattcttttggtAGAGTATCAAAGTAAATCTTGGATTTCGAATTACAGTTGTGCCTCTCCTTCATGCTCCACAGTAACAACATTGTCTCAGAGGAAATCCCATCAATCTTCTCCAATATATGATACTGCAACCAAATTAAGGAATGAACCTTACTGTATTGAACCTTATGTTGATATTTGAGCAAAGATAATGGGAGAGGCAGGCATGAATCAGATATGCCTTATCTACAAAACACGAACCAATGTGACCATGTACCAACTATTTATAACAACAATATTTTGGATTGTCAGTCCTAGGTGCCAATGTTTTGTAAAGCATGTTCTGTTAGCAACCTCCTGTGGATAAGGATTGTCAACACGGCTGGGTGCAAGCAGACTAGCGGACACAGGATACCTGGAACTTCAACAGATTTGACGCATGTAATGTATGCAATTATTAAGATGTGCATACGCTGATATTGTTACAGTAATAACTGAACATAATATATCCAACAAAACTTAATGAAACAGCAATACAAACAATATTAGCATACAAAAATGTACTCTAAATCTATAGCAATACTATAAACCACTCCAATGAAGACCATGTGTACATAAACAAAGTAGACACTAAGGTCATATGCAGCAGAGCACATGCAAGAGATCACAATAGCAGACCCAAGTCCTAGTCTTAGAAACACTAGAAttaatcatcatcattatcaagTAAGAGATCACCTTCTTTCCTCCCTTCATTATAAGTCTTTCAGATATAGACCTAGAAAATCTTTTGTTTGCCATTGTTTCAAACATTGGAGTTGTTTAGGAGGAAGGAAGAAGACATAATTTGGGACTGGAGCACCAAATCAGATTgtgatatattttaaagaaaaatcataagaATCCTTTGTCTAACCAACTAAATGgtaaatttaacaaattaaatccTTGGGAATACAAAGATACAGCTTAGAAATGGCGCCAGGCTTGAGAGAATCTGAAATGAATAGTTTAGGAACAGGTCTGCCTAGACCCTATAGCTTTAAGAATTATGACTGACAACTTGTTTACAACCATAAAAATGATACTGAATACGCCAAGGAATTCCTTCAGGTATCCGAAGGTTTATTCACCTTATTTTGATCTTTGCAGATATTTTTGCAAAGTGATTGTTAAAAAAATGCACATGCACCAGAAGCATTTGTTTATATGTCCAGATGATGAAACCTACCATGTCAGAATGACGCACAAGCTCCTCAGAAATTATAATAGATACAGGGATCTCCAAAGCAATATCTCCAACTTTCAGATCTTCTGTTGCAATGGCTCCTCTACCAGCACCTTCAACATctatacaaagaaaaaagcacAAGAGACATCAGTATTTCCAAGTAGCACTTTGCAACTAGAAGATGGtagaaaccaagggaaaatatacatatacatattgTTTAGAAGTATGTATAGAGTGTTTACCCTAATATCGAAGACTTACAAACTATCTCCAATCGTGAGTGTACGCCATTTCTTTGGCCCCATTCTGCTATGCTTTTTTCTATGTCGCAACTGTAGCTCTTATCTATTCTAGTTTCCACTCTGTTATCTTCCATTGAGTTTTCAATCCTATCAACAACTGCATCTCGCAAGGTTTGCAAGACATTCATTTCTCTGTGTGTTTTACTAGAGAGCATGCCGTCAAGAAGTGCTGCAATTGAATTGAGGGCTTCCACCTCATTCCTGAGGCTACAGTACTCCACTGATGAACATTCATCATTTTCACCAAAATAAAGTTCTACCTGCACCAGTGCACTCCCAATACTTAATAATATCACATTAAGATCAAGCAATGCTCTGCATAACAAGAAAAAACATTGAAAAATTCTATATTCAAGAGTTAAAGTTATATTGCTGACATGGTGCGGAAGGGTGCAATAAGGATGTATCAATTTATCCAGTAATTAAGATCCATTTATCCAATATTCTAGAATGTTCCTAAAGTTAAAGAAACATGTTATTTGCAGCTTGCCTCATCTAAGTGTATGATCCTTGCTATATGAAGTATCTTTCGTAAGGTGGTGGCAACTGAATCAAGGGAAAATGAGCTCTGGAGCTGTATCTGTTCCTTGATATCAAAACCCTTATCACACAGTAGTTTCTGCCAGACAATGTAGAACATAATCAGAACAAAGATAGAAAATTAACAAGTCATTCAAATAGGTATTTAGGGGAAAAAAATTGCTATGCTGATTAAAAACAGACAAGACATCAGTGGACACAATGGTAGTATAAATCCAATTACCCATTTCATTATTGAGAAAATGTGACTTGCACATATTGACCTTCTATAAGTTAAAAGTTTAAAGAACAAGAATTTTTCTGATTCACAAATCAAGATCAAGACGGAGTGCCATCTAGCTCCAGACCATTTGTATTTACATATGCATACtgtcttctttttgtttttttttttctataagaaTCTTTGCATATCATAAGCCCAttcttaatgaaaaattacaaTACAATCAACtattaattaacattttataaaagaaattcaagccCAGGCAAATtgttagaaataaaaataaaagaacaaaaaaaaattgtcacCAACGCTTTTATTTCTCaccttttttttatcaaaaaaggGATCATCTTCAGGGAGTTCAAGGACAATTATAAAGGTATCGTCTTTCACTATGATCTTATTTGATGAAAAGTGCTGCAACAAACAAACCAACAACTGATCATTGAAAATAACACCTTTAGCTGTCAAAACTAATAGTGGATTACACATATTGCAAGTTTAAACCCTaaatttttcttcctttttttgttttgttttaaagctaaagataGTATAATACATACTGAATTAACATGACAATATAGAGCTCACTCTAAAGCTCTCTCTCtaaatgaagaagaaggacAGAGACATATCAAAGACCATTTTACCCCCACCAACAAGAAAAGTaagagaaaaatgataaaGCAGTAATGGTGTGGGCACAGATGGCCAAGAAACagcaggaaaaagaaaaaaagaagattaaaCTTTCTACATGATActacaattaaataacatcaAACGGATAAGTTTTACTCAAAgaagtataagaaaaagattaacAAAATGAAGAATACCTTAGGATCCTCCATCGATAAGCTCAAACTCAAAATTGAAGCACCAGAGCAGAGTCGCTGTATTACCccagagagagaaagagagagagagagagaggcgaAGATTGAGCGGCAACTGAAGCGGGCTCTCTCCGGCCCGATTTAGCTATGAGAAGCAGCCCAATCCTGAATCTCTGGGCCTGCTCATTCTAAAAGATTGGGCTATTTCCCTCCACTAGAAAAGCCCGTCACGTTAccttgagaagtccatttatGTAATACATCActactaaataataataaagttggCTTTTAACGTTTActgttaaaaagaatattcttttaacgttttctttttaaatatttttataaattttctttttcta is a window encoding:
- the LOC8285817 gene encoding N-lysine methyltransferase setd6 isoform X3, with protein sequence MEDPKKLLCDKGFDIKEQIQLQSSFSLDSVATTLRKILHIARIIHLDEVELYFGENDECSSVEYCSLRNEVEALNSIAALLDGMLSSKTHREMNVLQTLRDAVVDRIENSMEDNRVETRIDKSYSCDIEKSIAEWGQRNGVHSRLEIVYVEGAGRGAIATEDLKVGDIALEIPVSIIISEELVRHSDMYHILEKIDGISSETMLLLWSMKERHNCNSKSKIYFDTLPKEFNTGLSFGVDAIMASDGTLLFDEIMQAKEHLRVQYDELVSALCNNYPDVFPPELYTWEQFLWACELWYSNSMKIKFLDGKLRTCLIPIAGFLNHSLHPHIIHYGKVDSITNTLKFPLSRPCRVGEQCCLSYGNFSGAHLITFYGFLPQGDNRYDIIPLDIDAGEADSTEDCPMSSWATHMVRGTWLSKNHNIFCYGLPCPLLDLFRRARVPMPYTKTITQSNLEIEMEILEDLQSTFSNMMENLGDPDLVDRENTSWDVKLALDFKDLQRRIVSSILTSCDAGFKLVQNELSKCMAEE
- the LOC8285817 gene encoding N-lysine methyltransferase setd6 isoform X4 encodes the protein MEDPKLLVCLLQHFSSNKIIVKDDTFIIVLELPEDDPFFDKKKKLLCDKGFDIKEQIQLQSSFSLDSVATTLRKILHIARIIHLDEVELYFGENDECSSVEYCSLRNEVEALNSIAALLDGMLSSKTHREMNVLQTLRDAVVDRIENSMEDNRVETRIDKSYSCDIEKSIAEWGQRNGVHSRLEIVYVEGAGRGAIATEDLKVGDIALEIPVSIIISEELVRHSDMYHILEKIDGISSETMLLLWSMKERHNCNSKSKIYFDTLPKEFNTGLSFGVDAIMASDGTLLFDEIMQAKEHLRVQYDELVSALCNNYPDVFPPELYTWEQFLWACELWYSNSMKIKFLDGKLRTCLIPIAGFLNHSLHPHIIHYGKVDSITNTLKFPLSRPCRVGEQCCLSYGNFSGAHLITFYGFLPQGDNRYDIIPLDIDAGEADSTEDCPMSSWATHMTQSNLEIEMEILEDLQSTFSNMMENLGDPDLVDRENTSWDVKLALDFKDLQRRIVSSILTSCDAGFKLVQNELSKCMAEE
- the LOC8285817 gene encoding N-lysine methyltransferase setd6 isoform X1, translating into MEDPKLLVCLLQHFSSNKIIVKDDTFIIVLELPEDDPFFDKKKKLLCDKGFDIKEQIQLQSSFSLDSVATTLRKILHIARIIHLDEVELYFGENDECSSVEYCSLRNEVEALNSIAALLDGMLSSKTHREMNVLQTLRDAVVDRIENSMEDNRVETRIDKSYSCDIEKSIAEWGQRNGVHSRLEIVYVEGAGRGAIATEDLKVGDIALEIPVSIIISEELVRHSDMYHILEKIDGISSETMLLLWSMKERHNCNSKSKIYFDTLPKEFNTGLSFGVDAIMASDGTLLFDEIMQAKEHLRVQYDELVSALCNNYPDVFPPELYTWEQFLWACELWYSNSMKIKFLDGKLRTCLIPIAGFLNHSLHPHIIHYGKVDSITNTLKFPLSRPCRVGEQCCLSYGNFSGAHLITFYGFLPQGDNRYDIIPLDIDAGEADSTEDCPMSSWATHMVRGTWLSKNHNIFCYGLPCPLLDLFRRARVPMPYTKTITQSNLEIEMEILEDLQSTFSNMMENLGDPDLVDRENTSWDVKLALDFKDLQRRIVSSILTSCDAGFKLVQNELSKCMAEE
- the LOC8285817 gene encoding N-lysine methyltransferase setd6 isoform X2; translated protein: MEDPKHFSSNKIIVKDDTFIIVLELPEDDPFFDKKKKLLCDKGFDIKEQIQLQSSFSLDSVATTLRKILHIARIIHLDEVELYFGENDECSSVEYCSLRNEVEALNSIAALLDGMLSSKTHREMNVLQTLRDAVVDRIENSMEDNRVETRIDKSYSCDIEKSIAEWGQRNGVHSRLEIVYVEGAGRGAIATEDLKVGDIALEIPVSIIISEELVRHSDMYHILEKIDGISSETMLLLWSMKERHNCNSKSKIYFDTLPKEFNTGLSFGVDAIMASDGTLLFDEIMQAKEHLRVQYDELVSALCNNYPDVFPPELYTWEQFLWACELWYSNSMKIKFLDGKLRTCLIPIAGFLNHSLHPHIIHYGKVDSITNTLKFPLSRPCRVGEQCCLSYGNFSGAHLITFYGFLPQGDNRYDIIPLDIDAGEADSTEDCPMSSWATHMVRGTWLSKNHNIFCYGLPCPLLDLFRRARVPMPYTKTITQSNLEIEMEILEDLQSTFSNMMENLGDPDLVDRENTSWDVKLALDFKDLQRRIVSSILTSCDAGFKLVQNELSKCMAEE